Proteins from a single region of Xiphophorus maculatus strain JP 163 A chromosome 22, X_maculatus-5.0-male, whole genome shotgun sequence:
- the unc5b gene encoding netrin receptor UNC5B isoform X3, translating into MNSRAFKPASSCGQRPCRTGAPLGAEAQPKKMRPLRMQRDQIAGPLVLLLLVCGFVASDTESSDYSEAEVLPDSFPSAPAEPLPEFLLEPEDAFIVKNRPVQLRCRASPATQIYFKCNGEWVNQNDHVTRESLDQLTGLVVREVDISVSRTQVEELFGLEDYWCQCVAWSSAGTTKSNRAYVRIAYLRKNFEQEPLGREVRLEQEVLLQCRPPEGMPAAEVDWLKNEDIIDPSQDSNFLITIDHDLIIKQARLSDTANYTCVARNVVARRRSSTATLIVYVDGGWTEWAKWSACGTECTHWRSRECQAPPPINGGKHCSGSMMESKNCTEGLCARNKKVSIEHASHPLSPGMGVAVYTGLVVALLLTVVMALGVGVLAYRRRCRHLHGDITDSSSALTAAFHPGNYKAPRQDNPLHPSAPPDLTATAGAFRGPLFSLPQGINDSPHKIPMTTSPLLDPLPSLKIKVYNSSTLSSLELPADMGVGDGEILSLKSVGTVGREREFHSHTLSREPGLSTSATLGHLGGRLTIPNTGVSLLVPPGTIPQGKFYEMYLIINKWDKTTLPSEGSQTVLSPVVSCGPSSMLLNRPVVLTLPHCAQLDTPTPDWTLTLKTQTHQGAWEEVLTVGEETLSSPCYLQLEEECCHVLMEQLGTYGLVGQSCPPRPACKRLQLALFAPRAPCLSLDYSLRIYCIHDTPHALKEVLDLERSLGGVLLEDPKPLFFKDSYHNLRLSIHDIPHNHWRSKLLAKYQEIPFYHIWSGSQRPLHCTFSLERASLAVSQLACKICVRQVEGEGQIFQLHTDIQETLPPHSPLPSGSTCLPSSQVGPYAFRLPDSIRQKICASLDAPSARGCDWRLLARSLGFDRYLNYFATKPSPTGVLLDLWEACHQGDADLVSLATALEEMGKSEVLVVMTTDGDC; encoded by the exons agagCAGCGACTACAGCGAAGCCGAGGTTCTGCCCGACTCCTTCCCGTCAGCTCCAGCGGAGCCCCTGCCGGAGTTCCTGCTGGAACCCGAAGACGCCTTTATCGTGAAGAACCGTCCGGTCCAGCTGCGCTGCCGGGCGTCGCCGGCCACCCAGATCTACTTCAAATGTAACGGCGAGTGGGTCAATCAGAACGACCATGTCACCAGGGAGAGCCTGGACCAGCTCACAG GTCTGGTAGTGAGGGAAGTGGACATCTCCGTGTCGCGGACCCAGGTGGAGGAGCTGTTCGGCCTGGAGGACTACTGGTGCCAGTGTGTGGCCTGGAGCTCGGCTGGCACAACCAAGAGCAACCGTGCCTACGTTCGCATTGCAT ACCTGAGGAAGAACTTCGAGCAGGAGCCCCTCGGGAGGGAAGTGCGGCTGGAGCAGGAGGTGCTGCTGCAGTGTCGGCCCCCGGAGGGCATGCCTGCTGCGGAG GTGGACTGGCTGAAGAACGAGGATATCATTGATCCGTCACAGGATTCCAATTTCCTGATCACTATTGATCACGACCTGATCATCAAACAGGCCAGACTCTCAGACACGGCAAACTACACGTGTGTGGCGAGAAATGTGGTGGCCAGACGGCGGAGCAGCACAGCCACTCTCATTGTTTATG TGGACGGAGGCTGGACAGAGTGGGCAAAGTGGTCCGCCTGTGGGACAGAGTGCACCCACTGGCGCAGTCGCGAGTGCCAAGCCCCACCGCCAATAAATGGAGGGAAGCACTGTAGCGGAAGCATGATGGAGAGCAAAAACTGCACCGAGGGCCTATGTGCAAGAa ATAAAAAGGTCTCAATAGAACATGCGAGCCATC CGTTGTCTCCTGGTATGGGTGTAGCGGTGTACACAGGCCTGGTAGTAGCCTTGCTGCTGACGGTGGTCATGGCTCTTGGTGTGGGTGTGCTGGCGTATCGCCGCCGATGTCGCCATCTCCACGGAGACATCACAGATTCTTCATCTGCTCTTACTGCAGCATTTCATCCTGGCAACTACAAGGCTCCCAGGCAGG ATAATCCTCTCCACCCCTCGGCTCCTCCGGATCTTACAGCGACAGCCGGTGCTTTCCGTGGACCGCTCTTCTCCCTGCCTCAGGGCATCAATGACAGCCCGCACAAAATCCCCATGACCACCTCCCCCCTGCTGGACCCGCTCCCCAGTCTCAAAATCAAGGTGTACAACTCGTCCACTCTGTCCTCTCTGGAGCTCCCGGCTGATATGGGTGTTGGCGATGGCGAGATCCTGAGCCTGAAGTCGGTGGGCACCGTGGGCCGAGAGCGAGAGTTTCACAGTCACACACTGTCCAGAGAGCCGGGGCTGAGCACCAGCGCCACCCTGGGACATCTGGGCGGACGACTTACCATCCCCAACACGG GTGTGAGCCTGCTGGTCCCGCCTGGCACAATCCCTCAGGGGAAGTTCTACGAGATGTACCTCATTATTAACAAGTGGGACAAAACAAC GTTACCCTCAGAGGGGAGCCAGACTGTGCTAAGTCCCGTGGTGAGCTGTGGTCCATCAAGTATGCTGCTGAACCGGCCTGTTGTCCTTACGCTTCCCCACTGCGCTCAGCTGGACACGCCTACGCCCGACTGGACCCTCACACTCAAAACGCAAACGCACCAGGGAGCATGGGAG GAGGTGCTGACGGTCGGGGAGGAGACTTTGTCGTCTCCTTGCTacctgcagctggaggaggaatgCTGCCATGTCCTCATGGAGCAGCTGGGAACGTACGGCCTGGTGGGCCAGTCCTGCCCTCCACGGCCGGCCTGCAAGCGCCTGCAGCTGGCTCTGTTCGCTCCCCGCGCGCCATGCCTCTCCCTGGACTACAGCCTGCGCATCTACTGCATCCACGACACGCCACACGCTCTCAAG GAAGTTCTGGATCTGGAGAGGAGTCTGGGTGGAGTTTTACTAGAAGACCCGAAGCCGCTGTTCTTCAAAGACAGCTACCACAACCTCCGCCTGTCCATCCACGACATTCCTCACAATCACTGGAGGAGCAAACTTCTGGCCAAGTACCAG GAGATCCCTTTCTATCACATTTGGAGCGGCAGCCAGAGACCTTTACACTGCACCTTCAGCCTGGAGCGAGCCAGCCTGGCCGTGTCGCAGCTCGCCTGCAAGATCTGCGTCCGGCAGGTGGAAGGGGAGGGACAGATATTCCAGCTGCACACGGACATCCAGGAG ACTCTCCCACCTCACTCACCACTCCCGTCGGGAAGCACCTGCCTGCCTTCCTCTCAGGTGGGACCGTATGCCTTTCGTCTGCCCGACTCCATCCGACAGAAGATCTGCGCCAGCTTGGATGCGCCCAGCGCTCGAGGGTGCGACTGGAGACTTCTGGCTCGCAGTCTGGGCTTTGACAG GTATTTGAACTACTTTGCCACAAAGCCCAGCCCCACAGGTGTTCTGCTGGACTTATGGGAAGCGTGTCACCAAGGTGACGCAGATCTGGTCTCTCTGGCGACGGCTCTGGAGGAGATGGGCAAAAGTGAAGTGCTGGTTGTCATGACAACAGATGGGGATTGTTGA
- the unc5b gene encoding netrin receptor UNC5B isoform X1: MNSRAFKPASSCGQRPCRTGAPLGAEAQPKKMRPLRMQRDQIAGPLVLLLLVCGFVASDTESSDYSEAEVLPDSFPSAPAEPLPEFLLEPEDAFIVKNRPVQLRCRASPATQIYFKCNGEWVNQNDHVTRESLDQLTGLVVREVDISVSRTQVEELFGLEDYWCQCVAWSSAGTTKSNRAYVRIAYLRKNFEQEPLGREVRLEQEVLLQCRPPEGMPAAEVDWLKNEDIIDPSQDSNFLITIDHDLIIKQARLSDTANYTCVARNVVARRRSSTATLIVYVSGGWSSWTEWSECNARCGRGWQRRTRSCTNPAPLNGGVFCEGPPVQRVTCTTLCPVDGGWTEWAKWSACGTECTHWRSRECQAPPPINGGKHCSGSMMESKNCTEGLCARNKKVSIEHASHPLSPGMGVAVYTGLVVALLLTVVMALGVGVLAYRRRCRHLHGDITDSSSALTAAFHPGNYKAPRQDNPLHPSAPPDLTATAGAFRGPLFSLPQGINDSPHKIPMTTSPLLDPLPSLKIKVYNSSTLSSLELPADMGVGDGEILSLKSVGTVGREREFHSHTLSREPGLSTSATLGHLGGRLTIPNTGVSLLVPPGTIPQGKFYEMYLIINKWDKTTLPSEGSQTVLSPVVSCGPSSMLLNRPVVLTLPHCAQLDTPTPDWTLTLKTQTHQGAWEEVLTVGEETLSSPCYLQLEEECCHVLMEQLGTYGLVGQSCPPRPACKRLQLALFAPRAPCLSLDYSLRIYCIHDTPHALKEVLDLERSLGGVLLEDPKPLFFKDSYHNLRLSIHDIPHNHWRSKLLAKYQEIPFYHIWSGSQRPLHCTFSLERASLAVSQLACKICVRQVEGEGQIFQLHTDIQETLPPHSPLPSGSTCLPSSQVGPYAFRLPDSIRQKICASLDAPSARGCDWRLLARSLGFDRYLNYFATKPSPTGVLLDLWEACHQGDADLVSLATALEEMGKSEVLVVMTTDGDC, translated from the exons agagCAGCGACTACAGCGAAGCCGAGGTTCTGCCCGACTCCTTCCCGTCAGCTCCAGCGGAGCCCCTGCCGGAGTTCCTGCTGGAACCCGAAGACGCCTTTATCGTGAAGAACCGTCCGGTCCAGCTGCGCTGCCGGGCGTCGCCGGCCACCCAGATCTACTTCAAATGTAACGGCGAGTGGGTCAATCAGAACGACCATGTCACCAGGGAGAGCCTGGACCAGCTCACAG GTCTGGTAGTGAGGGAAGTGGACATCTCCGTGTCGCGGACCCAGGTGGAGGAGCTGTTCGGCCTGGAGGACTACTGGTGCCAGTGTGTGGCCTGGAGCTCGGCTGGCACAACCAAGAGCAACCGTGCCTACGTTCGCATTGCAT ACCTGAGGAAGAACTTCGAGCAGGAGCCCCTCGGGAGGGAAGTGCGGCTGGAGCAGGAGGTGCTGCTGCAGTGTCGGCCCCCGGAGGGCATGCCTGCTGCGGAG GTGGACTGGCTGAAGAACGAGGATATCATTGATCCGTCACAGGATTCCAATTTCCTGATCACTATTGATCACGACCTGATCATCAAACAGGCCAGACTCTCAGACACGGCAAACTACACGTGTGTGGCGAGAAATGTGGTGGCCAGACGGCGGAGCAGCACAGCCACTCTCATTGTTTATG tTAGCGGAGGGTGGTCTTCTTGGACTGAATGGTCAGAGTGTAACGCTCGGTGTGGGCGTGGCTGGCAACGTCGTACACGCAGCTGCACCAATCCAGCCCCTCTGAACGGAGGAGTCTTCTGTGAGGGCCCGCCGGTGCAGAGAGTAACTTGCACCACACTGTGCCCAG TGGACGGAGGCTGGACAGAGTGGGCAAAGTGGTCCGCCTGTGGGACAGAGTGCACCCACTGGCGCAGTCGCGAGTGCCAAGCCCCACCGCCAATAAATGGAGGGAAGCACTGTAGCGGAAGCATGATGGAGAGCAAAAACTGCACCGAGGGCCTATGTGCAAGAa ATAAAAAGGTCTCAATAGAACATGCGAGCCATC CGTTGTCTCCTGGTATGGGTGTAGCGGTGTACACAGGCCTGGTAGTAGCCTTGCTGCTGACGGTGGTCATGGCTCTTGGTGTGGGTGTGCTGGCGTATCGCCGCCGATGTCGCCATCTCCACGGAGACATCACAGATTCTTCATCTGCTCTTACTGCAGCATTTCATCCTGGCAACTACAAGGCTCCCAGGCAGG ATAATCCTCTCCACCCCTCGGCTCCTCCGGATCTTACAGCGACAGCCGGTGCTTTCCGTGGACCGCTCTTCTCCCTGCCTCAGGGCATCAATGACAGCCCGCACAAAATCCCCATGACCACCTCCCCCCTGCTGGACCCGCTCCCCAGTCTCAAAATCAAGGTGTACAACTCGTCCACTCTGTCCTCTCTGGAGCTCCCGGCTGATATGGGTGTTGGCGATGGCGAGATCCTGAGCCTGAAGTCGGTGGGCACCGTGGGCCGAGAGCGAGAGTTTCACAGTCACACACTGTCCAGAGAGCCGGGGCTGAGCACCAGCGCCACCCTGGGACATCTGGGCGGACGACTTACCATCCCCAACACGG GTGTGAGCCTGCTGGTCCCGCCTGGCACAATCCCTCAGGGGAAGTTCTACGAGATGTACCTCATTATTAACAAGTGGGACAAAACAAC GTTACCCTCAGAGGGGAGCCAGACTGTGCTAAGTCCCGTGGTGAGCTGTGGTCCATCAAGTATGCTGCTGAACCGGCCTGTTGTCCTTACGCTTCCCCACTGCGCTCAGCTGGACACGCCTACGCCCGACTGGACCCTCACACTCAAAACGCAAACGCACCAGGGAGCATGGGAG GAGGTGCTGACGGTCGGGGAGGAGACTTTGTCGTCTCCTTGCTacctgcagctggaggaggaatgCTGCCATGTCCTCATGGAGCAGCTGGGAACGTACGGCCTGGTGGGCCAGTCCTGCCCTCCACGGCCGGCCTGCAAGCGCCTGCAGCTGGCTCTGTTCGCTCCCCGCGCGCCATGCCTCTCCCTGGACTACAGCCTGCGCATCTACTGCATCCACGACACGCCACACGCTCTCAAG GAAGTTCTGGATCTGGAGAGGAGTCTGGGTGGAGTTTTACTAGAAGACCCGAAGCCGCTGTTCTTCAAAGACAGCTACCACAACCTCCGCCTGTCCATCCACGACATTCCTCACAATCACTGGAGGAGCAAACTTCTGGCCAAGTACCAG GAGATCCCTTTCTATCACATTTGGAGCGGCAGCCAGAGACCTTTACACTGCACCTTCAGCCTGGAGCGAGCCAGCCTGGCCGTGTCGCAGCTCGCCTGCAAGATCTGCGTCCGGCAGGTGGAAGGGGAGGGACAGATATTCCAGCTGCACACGGACATCCAGGAG ACTCTCCCACCTCACTCACCACTCCCGTCGGGAAGCACCTGCCTGCCTTCCTCTCAGGTGGGACCGTATGCCTTTCGTCTGCCCGACTCCATCCGACAGAAGATCTGCGCCAGCTTGGATGCGCCCAGCGCTCGAGGGTGCGACTGGAGACTTCTGGCTCGCAGTCTGGGCTTTGACAG GTATTTGAACTACTTTGCCACAAAGCCCAGCCCCACAGGTGTTCTGCTGGACTTATGGGAAGCGTGTCACCAAGGTGACGCAGATCTGGTCTCTCTGGCGACGGCTCTGGAGGAGATGGGCAAAAGTGAAGTGCTGGTTGTCATGACAACAGATGGGGATTGTTGA
- the unc5b gene encoding netrin receptor UNC5B isoform X2, translating into MNSRAFKPASSCGQRPCRTGAPLGAEAQPKKMRPLRMQRDQIAGPLVLLLLVCGFVASDTESSDYSEAEVLPDSFPSAPAEPLPEFLLEPEDAFIVKNRPVQLRCRASPATQIYFKCNGEWVNQNDHVTRESLDQLTGLVVREVDISVSRTQVEELFGLEDYWCQCVAWSSAGTTKSNRAYVRIAYLRKNFEQEPLGREVRLEQEVLLQCRPPEGMPAAEVDWLKNEDIIDPSQDSNFLITIDHDLIIKQARLSDTANYTCVARNVVARRRSSTATLIVYVSGGWSSWTEWSECNARCGRGWQRRTRSCTNPAPLNGGVFCEGPPVQRVTCTTLCPVDGGWTEWAKWSACGTECTHWRSRECQAPPPINGGKHCSGSMMESKNCTEGLCARTLSPGMGVAVYTGLVVALLLTVVMALGVGVLAYRRRCRHLHGDITDSSSALTAAFHPGNYKAPRQDNPLHPSAPPDLTATAGAFRGPLFSLPQGINDSPHKIPMTTSPLLDPLPSLKIKVYNSSTLSSLELPADMGVGDGEILSLKSVGTVGREREFHSHTLSREPGLSTSATLGHLGGRLTIPNTGVSLLVPPGTIPQGKFYEMYLIINKWDKTTLPSEGSQTVLSPVVSCGPSSMLLNRPVVLTLPHCAQLDTPTPDWTLTLKTQTHQGAWEEVLTVGEETLSSPCYLQLEEECCHVLMEQLGTYGLVGQSCPPRPACKRLQLALFAPRAPCLSLDYSLRIYCIHDTPHALKEVLDLERSLGGVLLEDPKPLFFKDSYHNLRLSIHDIPHNHWRSKLLAKYQEIPFYHIWSGSQRPLHCTFSLERASLAVSQLACKICVRQVEGEGQIFQLHTDIQETLPPHSPLPSGSTCLPSSQVGPYAFRLPDSIRQKICASLDAPSARGCDWRLLARSLGFDRYLNYFATKPSPTGVLLDLWEACHQGDADLVSLATALEEMGKSEVLVVMTTDGDC; encoded by the exons agagCAGCGACTACAGCGAAGCCGAGGTTCTGCCCGACTCCTTCCCGTCAGCTCCAGCGGAGCCCCTGCCGGAGTTCCTGCTGGAACCCGAAGACGCCTTTATCGTGAAGAACCGTCCGGTCCAGCTGCGCTGCCGGGCGTCGCCGGCCACCCAGATCTACTTCAAATGTAACGGCGAGTGGGTCAATCAGAACGACCATGTCACCAGGGAGAGCCTGGACCAGCTCACAG GTCTGGTAGTGAGGGAAGTGGACATCTCCGTGTCGCGGACCCAGGTGGAGGAGCTGTTCGGCCTGGAGGACTACTGGTGCCAGTGTGTGGCCTGGAGCTCGGCTGGCACAACCAAGAGCAACCGTGCCTACGTTCGCATTGCAT ACCTGAGGAAGAACTTCGAGCAGGAGCCCCTCGGGAGGGAAGTGCGGCTGGAGCAGGAGGTGCTGCTGCAGTGTCGGCCCCCGGAGGGCATGCCTGCTGCGGAG GTGGACTGGCTGAAGAACGAGGATATCATTGATCCGTCACAGGATTCCAATTTCCTGATCACTATTGATCACGACCTGATCATCAAACAGGCCAGACTCTCAGACACGGCAAACTACACGTGTGTGGCGAGAAATGTGGTGGCCAGACGGCGGAGCAGCACAGCCACTCTCATTGTTTATG tTAGCGGAGGGTGGTCTTCTTGGACTGAATGGTCAGAGTGTAACGCTCGGTGTGGGCGTGGCTGGCAACGTCGTACACGCAGCTGCACCAATCCAGCCCCTCTGAACGGAGGAGTCTTCTGTGAGGGCCCGCCGGTGCAGAGAGTAACTTGCACCACACTGTGCCCAG TGGACGGAGGCTGGACAGAGTGGGCAAAGTGGTCCGCCTGTGGGACAGAGTGCACCCACTGGCGCAGTCGCGAGTGCCAAGCCCCACCGCCAATAAATGGAGGGAAGCACTGTAGCGGAAGCATGATGGAGAGCAAAAACTGCACCGAGGGCCTATGTGCAAGAa CGTTGTCTCCTGGTATGGGTGTAGCGGTGTACACAGGCCTGGTAGTAGCCTTGCTGCTGACGGTGGTCATGGCTCTTGGTGTGGGTGTGCTGGCGTATCGCCGCCGATGTCGCCATCTCCACGGAGACATCACAGATTCTTCATCTGCTCTTACTGCAGCATTTCATCCTGGCAACTACAAGGCTCCCAGGCAGG ATAATCCTCTCCACCCCTCGGCTCCTCCGGATCTTACAGCGACAGCCGGTGCTTTCCGTGGACCGCTCTTCTCCCTGCCTCAGGGCATCAATGACAGCCCGCACAAAATCCCCATGACCACCTCCCCCCTGCTGGACCCGCTCCCCAGTCTCAAAATCAAGGTGTACAACTCGTCCACTCTGTCCTCTCTGGAGCTCCCGGCTGATATGGGTGTTGGCGATGGCGAGATCCTGAGCCTGAAGTCGGTGGGCACCGTGGGCCGAGAGCGAGAGTTTCACAGTCACACACTGTCCAGAGAGCCGGGGCTGAGCACCAGCGCCACCCTGGGACATCTGGGCGGACGACTTACCATCCCCAACACGG GTGTGAGCCTGCTGGTCCCGCCTGGCACAATCCCTCAGGGGAAGTTCTACGAGATGTACCTCATTATTAACAAGTGGGACAAAACAAC GTTACCCTCAGAGGGGAGCCAGACTGTGCTAAGTCCCGTGGTGAGCTGTGGTCCATCAAGTATGCTGCTGAACCGGCCTGTTGTCCTTACGCTTCCCCACTGCGCTCAGCTGGACACGCCTACGCCCGACTGGACCCTCACACTCAAAACGCAAACGCACCAGGGAGCATGGGAG GAGGTGCTGACGGTCGGGGAGGAGACTTTGTCGTCTCCTTGCTacctgcagctggaggaggaatgCTGCCATGTCCTCATGGAGCAGCTGGGAACGTACGGCCTGGTGGGCCAGTCCTGCCCTCCACGGCCGGCCTGCAAGCGCCTGCAGCTGGCTCTGTTCGCTCCCCGCGCGCCATGCCTCTCCCTGGACTACAGCCTGCGCATCTACTGCATCCACGACACGCCACACGCTCTCAAG GAAGTTCTGGATCTGGAGAGGAGTCTGGGTGGAGTTTTACTAGAAGACCCGAAGCCGCTGTTCTTCAAAGACAGCTACCACAACCTCCGCCTGTCCATCCACGACATTCCTCACAATCACTGGAGGAGCAAACTTCTGGCCAAGTACCAG GAGATCCCTTTCTATCACATTTGGAGCGGCAGCCAGAGACCTTTACACTGCACCTTCAGCCTGGAGCGAGCCAGCCTGGCCGTGTCGCAGCTCGCCTGCAAGATCTGCGTCCGGCAGGTGGAAGGGGAGGGACAGATATTCCAGCTGCACACGGACATCCAGGAG ACTCTCCCACCTCACTCACCACTCCCGTCGGGAAGCACCTGCCTGCCTTCCTCTCAGGTGGGACCGTATGCCTTTCGTCTGCCCGACTCCATCCGACAGAAGATCTGCGCCAGCTTGGATGCGCCCAGCGCTCGAGGGTGCGACTGGAGACTTCTGGCTCGCAGTCTGGGCTTTGACAG GTATTTGAACTACTTTGCCACAAAGCCCAGCCCCACAGGTGTTCTGCTGGACTTATGGGAAGCGTGTCACCAAGGTGACGCAGATCTGGTCTCTCTGGCGACGGCTCTGGAGGAGATGGGCAAAAGTGAAGTGCTGGTTGTCATGACAACAGATGGGGATTGTTGA